In one Trichlorobacter lovleyi SZ genomic region, the following are encoded:
- the gluQRS gene encoding tRNA glutamyl-Q(34) synthetase GluQRS, with protein MMECFCTDPAQVIGRFAPSPTGPLHLGSLVAALGSWLMARRAGGQWLLRIDDLDGPRCRQEFEDDILRTLERFGLCWDGAVTRQRDNTVAYAGAFERLRELGAVYPCSCSRAEIARSASAPHPGEEILYPGTCRNGLPAGREPKAWRLCTTGVQIAFDDLRHGRIATALDRSGDFVVKRAEGFFAYQLAVVVDDHLSGVNQVVRGDDLLDSTPRQVWLHQLLGWPLPQYCHLPLVTAPDGGKLSKRDNTVSLADGGMAGKESELLIWALDFLGLAVPDALRGANCAELLNWAREAFVPDQMQQISASSFSAAA; from the coding sequence ATGATGGAATGTTTTTGCACAGACCCGGCTCAGGTTATTGGCCGTTTTGCTCCGTCTCCCACCGGTCCTCTGCACCTCGGTTCGCTGGTGGCTGCTCTGGGCAGTTGGCTGATGGCGAGACGTGCCGGCGGACAGTGGTTGTTGAGGATTGATGATCTGGATGGTCCCCGCTGCCGGCAGGAGTTTGAGGACGATATTCTGCGGACCCTTGAGCGGTTCGGTCTCTGCTGGGATGGTGCTGTAACCCGTCAACGTGATAATACCGTCGCCTATGCCGGGGCCTTTGAGCGTCTGCGGGAGCTGGGGGCTGTCTACCCCTGCAGCTGCAGCCGGGCCGAGATCGCCCGTAGCGCCTCGGCCCCGCACCCCGGTGAAGAGATCCTCTATCCTGGCACCTGTCGTAACGGCCTGCCTGCCGGACGTGAGCCGAAGGCCTGGCGGCTGTGTACCACAGGTGTGCAGATTGCCTTTGATGATCTGCGCCATGGCAGGATTGCCACTGCTCTGGACCGGTCCGGTGATTTTGTGGTCAAGCGTGCGGAAGGTTTTTTTGCCTATCAACTGGCGGTGGTGGTGGATGATCACCTGAGCGGTGTCAATCAGGTGGTGCGGGGGGATGACCTGCTGGATTCAACCCCGCGGCAGGTCTGGCTGCATCAGCTGCTGGGGTGGCCGCTGCCGCAGTATTGCCACCTGCCGCTGGTAACCGCTCCCGATGGGGGCAAGCTCAGCAAGCGGGACAATACGGTCTCGCTGGCGGATGGCGGGATGGCCGGCAAAGAGTCTGAGCTGTTGATCTGGGCGCTTGATTTTCTTGGGTTGGCAGTGCCGGATGCACTGCGCGGGGCGAACTGCGCAGAGTTGTTGAACTGGGCGCGGGAGGCATTCGTCCCGGATCAAATGCAGCAGATTTCCGCCAGTTCCTTTTCTGCAGCAGCATAA